The bacterium genome contains the following window.
GAGCGCGGGGGGCGCGCGGCCATGCCCAGGCTCATTCCCTCGGGGATGGAGTTCCGAGAGGTCAGACCGGACAAGCCCCTGCGACCAGGCTACCGGGGCATCCTCGAGCCGGGTCCTGAAGCCCTGCGCGTGGACCTTCGGAAGATCGACCTCTTCGTGGTTCCGGGGCTACTCTTCGATCGCACCGGCGGGCGTCTGGGGCGTGGCGGTGGCTACTACGACCGAGCGCTCGCAGAGGCTTCCCCTGATGCGCTGCGCGTCGGTATTTGTTATGCCGATCGCATCGTCGAGACGCTGCCCTTTGAAGAATGGGACATTCCAATGAATCTCGTGGTGACGGAGTCAGAGGTGATACGCGCCTCGCGGGAGACGCAATGAGCAGTCGATCGACCAAAGAACAGATCGAAGTATTCTGCGGGCGCAGCGACACGCTCGTTTCCGAAGAAGAACTTGCGGCCAAGCTCGCGAAGGGACGCCCCCTGCGCATCAAGTACGGCTGCGACCCGTCTGCGCCCGATCTTCATCTGGGACACTCCGTTCCGCTCGAAAAGCTGCGTGAACTCCAGGCGCTCGGGCACACGATCATTTTCCTCGTCGGTGATTTCACAGCAATGATTGGCGATCCGACAGGTCGCAGCAAAACTCGCCCCGCACTGACGCGGGAGGACGTGCGGCGCCACTCGCTTACCTACACCGAGCAGGTAGAGGCTCTTCTCGACATGGATCTGGCGGAGGTGCGCTTCAATAGCGAGTGGATGGACGAGATGACGACCTCGGAGATGATTAGGCTCGCGTCTCATCAGCCCGTCGCGCGCATGCTCGAACGCGATGACTTCAAGAAGCGCTTCCAGAGCGGGACATCCATCGCCATCCACGAATTCCTCTACCCTCTGGTACAGGCGTACGACTCGGTCGCGCTCGAGGCCGACGTGGAACTGGGCGGCACCGACCAGACTTTCAATCTGCTGCTCGGACGCGAGATCCAGAGGGCCTACGGCCAGGAAGCCCAGGTCGTGCTGACGATGCCGCTCCTGGAAGGCA
Protein-coding sequences here:
- a CDS encoding 5-formyltetrahydrofolate cyclo-ligase, whose protein sequence is MAESEVTRRKRALRGSALQLGGGDRREATRTVLERLLTMPELLSASRVALYAAIQDEVPLGTALRHIAERGGRAAMPRLIPSGMEFREVRPDKPLRPGYRGILEPGPEALRVDLRKIDLFVVPGLLFDRTGGRLGRGGGYYDRALAEASPDALRVGICYADRIVETLPFEEWDIPMNLVVTESEVIRASRETQ
- a CDS encoding tyrosine--tRNA ligase; translation: MSSRSTKEQIEVFCGRSDTLVSEEELAAKLAKGRPLRIKYGCDPSAPDLHLGHSVPLEKLRELQALGHTIIFLVGDFTAMIGDPTGRSKTRPALTREDVRRHSLTYTEQVEALLDMDLAEVRFNSEWMDEMTTSEMIRLASHQPVARMLERDDFKKRFQSGTSIAIHEFLYPLVQAYDSVALEADVELGGTDQTFNLLLGREIQRAYGQEAQVVLTMPLLEGTDGSEKMSKSLGNSIGIQDPPEDMYGKTMSIPDQLLLRWIDLLAQPDWGLEQGKAELEAGKGNPRDLKAALARAIVSRFHAPAAAVTAEAHFDRVFRQHRAPDEIPLFEVAASGPQGTELIRVLTESGFAKSRGEARRLIAQGGVRVGEVRIEEAEAHLEVGEHTLQVGKRRFARIRVA